The genomic DNA TCGTGGCCGAGCTCCTCGAGCCCTCCGGCGTCGAGCTGGCCCGGCTGGCCACCACCGCCCCGACGCGGCTCTGCCTGACCGTCGCCGACGAGGGGGCGGGTTCGCTCACCGAGTTCTACGAGCTCGCGCCGGCGGCGGACGGCGGCGAGCTCGACGCGCTGGAGCAGGCGCTCGACGCGGTGGGCACGGGGGACTGGTTCGTGCTGTCGGGCAGCGTGCCGCACGGCACCGACCTCGACCGGCTCGCGGGCCTGCTGGCCGGGCTGCGCGAGCGCGGCACGCACCTCGCCGTCGACACGCACGGGGCGGTGCTCCCGCTGCTCGTCGAGCGGGCCACCCCGGACCTGGTCAAGATCAACCGGGCCGAGGCCGCCGAGCTGGTGGACCGCGACCCCGCCGACCTGGTCGAGCTCGGCGGTGCCGTGCGCGACCTCGGCGTGGCGGTGCTGGTGCTCACCGACGGGGCGGACGGAGCGGTCGGCTGGGACGCGACCGGGGCCTGGCGGGTGCGGACGGACGCCACCCCCGGCGGCTACCCGGTCGGCAGCGGCGACTCCTTCCTCGCCGGGCTCGTCGGGGACCTCAGCGTCGGGGCGGCGCTGCCCGACGCCCTCGTGACAGCTGCCGCCGTGGGGGCCGCGAACGCCGCCGTGCCCGGGGGCGCGCTGTTCGACGACGACACCCTCGCCGGGCTCCGGGCACTCACCCGCGCCAGGCCGCTCTAGGGCTGCCGGGACCCGCGTGCGGCGGGCCTGCGGTCGGGCGGCAGCGGTGTCGGTCCGGCCCACTAGGGTCGTGCCCGTGACGTGCTCCTGGGGGACCGACGTGGCGGCGACCGGCTCGTGAGCGACCCGGTGCCCGCGCGCCAGGCGCGCTTCGTCCTCTCGGCCCCGCCACCCGTGCGCGCGCTGGCCATCTCGGCCGCGCTCGTGGTCGTCGGCGTCGGGCTGCTCGTGCTCGCCAGCGCGTACGGCTGGCCGGTCGGCGTCCTCGTGCTCGCGGTGGTCCTCGCCGTCCTCGGCGTCGCGCTCGGGCTGGTCGCGCTGGTGGTGACCCGGCGCATCCGCAGCACCGTCGTCACCGACGCCGAGCAGATCGTCGTGGAGCACGCCGGGTCCCGGCAGAGCCTGCGCTGGTCCGAGATCGGGACGGCGCGCGTGCTGGGCCAGCGGCTCGTGATCAGCCGCAAGGAGGGCGAGGGTGGCGTCAGCGTGCTCAACCCGCGGCGCCGGGCCAACCCGACCTTCCTCGCGCTGATGGCCGAGGTCCAGCAGCGCCTCGACGCCGACCGCGGCTACTCGCCGTTCTCCTGACCGGCGTACGCGGGAGGGTCGCCAAGAACGCTCCTGTGCCGAACTGAGGACGCTCCCTGAGCCTGTCGAAGGGCCTCGAAGAGGTCGGCGTTCTTCACTGAGTGGCTGAGGCACGCCAACCCGTTCCGAGCCCCTCGACAGGCTCAGGGGGCGTCGGTCGCCCTCAGGGAGCGTGCCGGCTAGCCGGTGTAGGGCCTCGCGGTGGCCGCGACCTTGGGGTCGTACTTGCAGCTGCTGTCGACGTCCTCGCTCGTGGGCGCCGAGCCGGAGCCCGAGCCCGAGCTGCCCGAGGACGCCGTCTTCTTGGGCGTGCTGTCGTCCTTGGCCTCGCCGATCGCCTTCTTGACCCGCGAGCGCATCTGCGAGAAGTCCGGGTTGGCCGAGATGAAGCCGCTCACGCCGTTCTTGAACACGACGCTGCGCACGTTGCCGTCCTTGACCCGCAGGCTGAGGTCGACCATGGCCGGCAGCACCTCCTGGGGCAGGTCGGTCCGCACGAGGGTCTTGCTGGCGTTGGCGATGTCCTCGTAGCGGGTGAGGACGTTGGCCGGGTTGGCCTGCTTGATCATCGCGTTGATGACGCAGCGCTGCCGGTCCATGCGGGCGAAGTCGTCGGAGCCGTAGCGGCCGCGGGCGTACCAGAGGGCGCTGCGGCCGTCCATCTTCTGGTTGGGGCCCGGCTTGATGAACTCCTTCGGCGGGATGTGCAGGTCGGTGTTCCCGCCGATCGGGATATAGGTGTTGACGTTGAGGCGGATGCCGCCGAGAGCGTCGATCATCGTCGAGAAGCCCTGCAGGTTGATCAGGACGTAGTAGTCGACCTTGAGCCCGAGCGCCTGGCCGACGCTGAGCTTCATGACGTCGGCGCCCAGGTTGTCGGTGTCGCCGATGACGTCCTTCGGCACCGTCGCCGGCACGTCGCGGTACATCGCGTTGAGGAAGAACTCGGCGTTCTCGCCGTTGCCGTCGGTGAAGCCGTTCGGGTAGTACTTCTTGAGCGGCGAGTCCGACGGGAAGGGCATCCGCGCGGTGTTGCGCGGCAGGCTGAAGAGGGTCGTGTCGCCGGTCTTGGTGTCGATGCTGGCCAGGATCACGGTGTCGGTGCGGGTGCCCACGCGGCCCTTGCCGTCGTCGCCACCGAGCAGGAGGACGTTGACCCGCGGCTTGTCGGCCCAGGGGTCGTCCTGCTGCTCCTGGTCACCGGCGTGGGTCGGCTCGAAAGTCGGGCGGGTCGCGCTCTTCGTCTCGTCGGAGCTCTTGAACAGCGAGCCCACGAGCCCTGCGGAGACGTAGGCGGTCCGCGAGGCGACGGCGAAGGGCGCCGCGACCGCAAAGGCGAGGACGCCCACGAGGATGCCGCCGACGATGCGCTGGCGACCCGAGGGCCGGTGGCGCAGCGAGAGGTGCGTCGCGATGACGACGAGGACCCAGAGGGCGGCCACGACGGCGAGCACGACGGCCAGCCGGCGCAGCGATGTCGGGTCGAGGCCCACCTGCATCAGGGCCTCGCGGTCGACGAGCGCGGCGACGCCGATCGCGGCCAGGGTGAGGACGAAGACGCCCAGCACCACCGACCCGAGGACCTTGCGGCCGGCGGCGAGGAGGCCGACGCCGGGGACGACGGTGCCGAGCACCGTGAAGCCGACCGTGCGGCGGAAGTCCTCGTTGCGGGGCAGCGCGCGGCGTGCGCCCGAGTCGTCACCGCCGCCAGGCCTCGACCACGACCAGCTCGAGGAGCTGCCGCGGGGGTCGGCGGGAGGCTGGTCCTCCGGCATGCACACGTCCTTCGGGGCTGGGCAGGGGCGCCCGTCACGTTTCAGGTGGTGCTCAGGGTACGTGGCAACCGGCCACCATGCCATTTCACCGGTTGTTCACCGAGGCGCCGCGCCGCCGCCGCCCCGAGGTCGAACGCGCTTCGCCTCACCGATCCGGCATGGTTGGAGTGGTCCGGACGAGCGACGACGAAGGGTGGGCAGATGGAGATCTCCGACGTCCTCGGCCTCCTCGAGGCGGTCCGCCGCCTCGAGGACCCGGAGCGGGTCGCCGCGTACGCCGTCGACCACCTGCGTGAGCGGACGGGCGCCCGCTTCGCCGAGGTGGTGGTGAGCGGGCCGGGTCGCGGCCTCACCGTGCTCGCCACGGCGGACGCCGGCACGACGGAGGAGCTGATGCGCATCCGGGCCTAGGTCGAGGCCCCACCCCGCCCGGACCTGGTGACGGCGGGCTCGGTCGTCGTCGTCGACGACCTGGCGGTCGCCTCGCCCTGGGACGAGTTCGCGGCGCTCGCCGTCCGGCGGACGGCGGTGCGCTCGGCCGTCCTGCCGTACCTCGCGGCCGGGACGAGGACGGGCGTGGTCGTGCCGGTCTCCGACGACCGCCCGGGCTGGTTCACCCCGGAGCGCCAGGCGTACGTGCGCCTGGTCGGGGGCCTCACCGCCCAGGCCCTCGGGGCCCTCGCCGACGCCGAGTCGATGCTCCACCTCACCGAGGGTCTCGAGGGCCGGGCCCGGGTGGGCACGGCCGTCGGGGTGCTCGTCGGCCGACGGGGACTCGAGCCGGACGAGGCCTTCGCGCTGCTGCGCACCCGCAGCCAGCACACCGGCGTGCGGCTGCGGGACCTGGCCGAACAGGTCCTCGTGGACGGCGACCTCGAGGACCCCGCACCGGGGTCGGGCCGCGGTCCTCAGGCCTGACGGCTGCGCAGCAGCTCCTCGCGCAACCGTGCCGGCGCCCGGTCCAGCCACGCGTCGGTGATGACCTCGGTCAGCTCGTCGAGACCGATCGCCTCGAGCCGGACCAGGACGGCCGGCCAGCCGTCGAAGTGGGGGACGGTGAAGAACACGTCCGGCTCGGCGGCGAGGAGCGCCTCCTTCTCGCCCTCGTCGGCCACCCGGACGCCGAGGACCTCCCCGGTCGGCGCGGCGTCGCCGAGGGCGGCGAGGTCGGCCCTGCGCAGCGGCCGCTCCCACGCGAAGCCCCGGTCGCGGACCCGCCAGTGGAGCGAGCCCCACGAGACCTTCTCGCTCGTCGCGGGCAGCGCGAGCGCGATGCGCCGGGCGTCCTCCAGCGTGGCCACGCTCCGAGCGTCCCACGCCCGGCCATCGACTTGGACGCGGACCGACGGCATGGGTAGGGTGACCGGGCGCTTCGAGAGGCCAGGGCGGCGACGCCGTGGTCACGAGCTGCGCTTGGAGGTGTCGCCTAGTCCGGTCTATGGCGCCCGCCTGCTAAGCGGGTTTGGGGCAAAAACCCCATCGCGAGTTCAAATCTCGCCACCTCCGCCGTTCCTCCAGCGGCGACGGCCCGACCCCGAGGGGTCGGGCCTCTTCCGTGTCCGGCCCGTGCGTCAGGCCGTGTGCACGTAGGGCCGCTTGGAGCGGTCCGGCTCGGCCCGGCGCAGCACCTCACGCGTGGTCGGGGCGACCTCGCCGACGCCGAGGATGAGGAACCGGGCCAGGTTGGCCACCGGGTTGCCCTCGGTCCACTCCACGTAGAGGTGCGGGCGACGCTTGGTCTCGTCGCGCACGTGCAGCAGCAGCGCGCCCAGGGCGTTGGGCACGTTGGTGCCCTCCATGGTGAGCACCCGGTAGTGGCCGTGCATGACGTGGCCCTGCACGTCGAGACGGCTCGCGAAGCCGGACGGGTCGGTCACCGTGATCTCGACGAAGATGATGTCGTCGTCCTCGTCGAGGCCGTAGTCGCGGAGCGAGTCGCGCCGCTTCTCCTGGTACTCCGCGGCGTCGCGGGCGTTCGGCTCGTTCGCGACGAGCCGGATCGTGCGCCGGGCGGCGTCGCGCAGGAAGAGCTGCGCGGTCCGGTCGAGCACGACCTCGGTGGCCCGCAGCTCGAAGGAGCGCCGGACGCGCGAGACGACCGAGACCGCGACGATGCCGAGGATGAAGAGCCCCGAGATCACGATGCCGTCGGGCTTCTCGACGACGTTGGCCACCAGGGCGTAGAGCAGCACGACGGTGAGGACGGCGAAGCCGACGGTCGCACGACGAGCCCCGCGGCGGCGGGCGCTGATCGTCACCGCGAAGGCGCCCGAGAACATCATCACGAGGATGCCGGTCGCGTACGCCCCGGCCTGCGCGTTGACGTCGGCGCGGAAGGCGAGGGTGACGACGATCGAGAGGACCGTGTAGACGACGACCACCGGCCGCACGGCCTTGCCCCAGTCCGGCGCCATCCCGTACGCGGGCAGGTAGCGCGGCACGATGTTGATCAGCCCGGCCATGGCCGAGGCGCCGGCGAACCACAGGATGAGCACGCTGCTGAGGTCGTAGACGGTGCCGAACGCCTCGCCCATCAGCCCGTGCGCCAGGTAGGCGATCGCGCGGCCGTTGGCGGGTCCGCCGTCGACGAAGGCGGCCGGCGGGATGAGCAGCGTCGTGATCAGGCTGGTGGCGACCAGGTAGACCGACATGATGGCCGCGGCCGTGGTGAGCAGGAAGCGCGTGTTGCGCACCCGGCTGCGCATCCGCTGCTCCGGGGTCGCGCCGTCGGCCTTGATCAGCGGCATCATGCTGACGCCGGTCTCGAAGCCCGACAGGCCGAGCACGAGCAGCGGGAAGGCGATGACCGCGGTGGTGATCAGCCCGCCCGGGCCCGAGGTCTGGGCCTCGAGCGCGGCGGTCCAGCCGTTGATCACCTCGGGCTGCCGCACGATCTGGACGATGCCCGCGACCACAACGGCCGCGTTCAGGGCCAGGAAGGCCCCGACCAGCGGGATCGCGACGACCACGGCCTCGTTGAAGCCGAGCAGGAAGACGAAGCCGAGGATGAGCAGCAGCACGACCGTGATCAGCACGTTCTTGCCGTGGAACGCCTCGGGCGTGTACGGGTTCTCGATGAGGTGCACCGACGCGTCGGCCGCGGACAGCGTGATGGTGACCAGCCACGACGTCACGACGAAGCCGAGCAGCACGAGCACGAAGACCTTGCCGCGCCAGAAGGGCAGCAGCCGCTCGAGCATGGCCACCGAGCCCTGGCCGTGCGGGCTCTCCTTCGCGACCCGGCGGTACATCGGCAGCATGCCGAGCAGGGTCAGCGCGACGATCAGCAGCGTCGCCACGGGGGACAGCGCCCCGGCGGCGAGGGCGGCGATGCCGGGCAGGTAGGACAGCGTCGAGAAGTAGTCGACGCCGGTCAGGCACATGACCTTCCACCACGACTGGGTGGAGTGCTGCTGGGCCTCGGCGGATCCCGGCCCGGCGGGCTGGACCTGGTTGGCCAGCATCCAGCGCTGGAGCCCGCTGCGGACCAGCGGCCCCAGGGGAGGCTGGTCGTCGTCGACGGCTCCCGGGCCGGAGGGCGTACGCGTCTGGCTCAACGGGTGGTTCTCATCTGGGGGGCGCCTCCGCGCTCTCAACGCAACGGGGACGACGGTGGTCGGCCCCGGCGCAGCATACGAGCCCCTCGGTCACCGGCGGCGTGCGTCACGGGTGTGGGCCCGGGAGGAGCTCAGTGGAACTGGGGGACGATCAGCCAGATCCCGAAGAGCACGAGCAGCCCAGCCAGGCCGAGCAGCGAGTAGCCGCCGGCCAGCACGGCGCCCGAGCCCCCGCCGCGCTGCTGGCGCAGGCGGGCGGCCGACACCGCGCGGATGCCGGAGGCGAGCAGCACGGTGAACAGCACCGACATCACGATCGAGACGACGGCGACGGT from Microlunatus sagamiharensis includes the following:
- a CDS encoding 1-phosphofructokinase family hexose kinase, which gives rise to MIHALGLAPSLDVVHTVDAVVPGAIHRPTRVVRLAGGKSLNVARALVRLGHPVRALAPLGGPLGDLVAELLEPSGVELARLATTAPTRLCLTVADEGAGSLTEFYELAPAADGGELDALEQALDAVGTGDWFVLSGSVPHGTDLDRLAGLLAGLRERGTHLAVDTHGAVLPLLVERATPDLVKINRAEAAELVDRDPADLVELGGAVRDLGVAVLVLTDGADGAVGWDATGAWRVRTDATPGGYPVGSGDSFLAGLVGDLSVGAALPDALVTAAAVGAANAAVPGGALFDDDTLAGLRALTRARPL
- a CDS encoding LCP family protein codes for the protein MPEDQPPADPRGSSSSWSWSRPGGGDDSGARRALPRNEDFRRTVGFTVLGTVVPGVGLLAAGRKVLGSVVLGVFVLTLAAIGVAALVDREALMQVGLDPTSLRRLAVVLAVVAALWVLVVIATHLSLRHRPSGRQRIVGGILVGVLAFAVAAPFAVASRTAYVSAGLVGSLFKSSDETKSATRPTFEPTHAGDQEQQDDPWADKPRVNVLLLGGDDGKGRVGTRTDTVILASIDTKTGDTTLFSLPRNTARMPFPSDSPLKKYYPNGFTDGNGENAEFFLNAMYRDVPATVPKDVIGDTDNLGADVMKLSVGQALGLKVDYYVLINLQGFSTMIDALGGIRLNVNTYIPIGGNTDLHIPPKEFIKPGPNQKMDGRSALWYARGRYGSDDFARMDRQRCVINAMIKQANPANVLTRYEDIANASKTLVRTDLPQEVLPAMVDLSLRVKDGNVRSVVFKNGVSGFISANPDFSQMRSRVKKAIGEAKDDSTPKKTASSGSSGSGSGSAPTSEDVDSSCKYDPKVAATARPYTG
- a CDS encoding ANTAR domain-containing protein codes for the protein MTAGSVVVVDDLAVASPWDEFAALAVRRTAVRSAVLPYLAAGTRTGVVVPVSDDRPGWFTPERQAYVRLVGGLTAQALGALADAESMLHLTEGLEGRARVGTAVGVLVGRRGLEPDEAFALLRTRSQHTGVRLRDLAEQVLVDGDLEDPAPGSGRGPQA
- a CDS encoding MmcQ/YjbR family DNA-binding protein; the encoded protein is MATLEDARRIALALPATSEKVSWGSLHWRVRDRGFAWERPLRRADLAALGDAAPTGEVLGVRVADEGEKEALLAAEPDVFFTVPHFDGWPAVLVRLEAIGLDELTEVITDAWLDRAPARLREELLRSRQA
- a CDS encoding APC family permease — protein: MSQTRTPSGPGAVDDDQPPLGPLVRSGLQRWMLANQVQPAGPGSAEAQQHSTQSWWKVMCLTGVDYFSTLSYLPGIAALAAGALSPVATLLIVALTLLGMLPMYRRVAKESPHGQGSVAMLERLLPFWRGKVFVLVLLGFVVTSWLVTITLSAADASVHLIENPYTPEAFHGKNVLITVVLLLILGFVFLLGFNEAVVVAIPLVGAFLALNAAVVVAGIVQIVRQPEVINGWTAALEAQTSGPGGLITTAVIAFPLLVLGLSGFETGVSMMPLIKADGATPEQRMRSRVRNTRFLLTTAAAIMSVYLVATSLITTLLIPPAAFVDGGPANGRAIAYLAHGLMGEAFGTVYDLSSVLILWFAGASAMAGLINIVPRYLPAYGMAPDWGKAVRPVVVVYTVLSIVVTLAFRADVNAQAGAYATGILVMMFSGAFAVTISARRRGARRATVGFAVLTVVLLYALVANVVEKPDGIVISGLFILGIVAVSVVSRVRRSFELRATEVVLDRTAQLFLRDAARRTIRLVANEPNARDAAEYQEKRRDSLRDYGLDEDDDIIFVEITVTDPSGFASRLDVQGHVMHGHYRVLTMEGTNVPNALGALLLHVRDETKRRPHLYVEWTEGNPVANLARFLILGVGEVAPTTREVLRRAEPDRSKRPYVHTA